The nucleotide window ATCCGTAGGAATCGCTCAATGCTCATAATCCGGTCCATGCCAGAGTCTGAATAATGAGTGTCGAACATGTGCTGAAGTAGGACCTGATCCGTGAGGTAGACCCGGTCGATCACATGCTTGCCGGCAGCTGTAACAGAAGGGAGGATCATGATCCTGTCCCGAATGTCATAGCTCAAAGGCCGGTCTAGCCTGACTTCAAAGAAGTACCGGCAGGCCCCGGCGAATTCGTCAGCGGAAGTGCCATTTCTTCCAAGGCCAAAGAAGACATAATCGTGAGCAGCGTCTGCGATGGTCGATAGAAGGATCAGCTGCTCCGGCGTTGTGTCGGTCGTCTTGAACGCAGCTAGATCCAGCTGGCCAATCCGAATGTGGCCTCCGAAGGCGTTAGAGGTCATTCCACCTTTCACAGGTCACCGCCTTGCCTGGCGATGTTGGCCTCGATCACTGGACCGCAAGACCGCAGGAGTAGTTCCCGCTCTCGACGGATGAACGCACGAAATCTATCGAGGGGGAGCCATTCTTCCAGGCCAGCTTTGGCATAGTGGACCTGTAGTCTCTCGCCGGTCAGGCCGGCGAGTCCGTCCTCTGTGGGGAACATCGAAACTACATTGGCAGCACGGCCGTCGAACAGGTAGACGAGGCTTGCTTGGTGAATAGTGGAATCCACCGCCGGGTGGAGTCCATAGAAGATGTAGGACTCAAGCTGGTCAGAAATGAGGGTGAGAAGCTCTTTCTGCTGGGGACTCGCGTCTGGGCGCGAGAAGTGACGGAGGTCGATTACGGGGTCCATGGTTGGAGTCACCTTGCGCAGGGTAGGTGCCAGCCCGCCGAGCGCGGTTGAAGTACGATGACGTTTCCAAGTCACCATCTTCACCCCGTATTACCTGCCCCGAAAAGGCGGTAATACATTCGTGCAAAGACGGAGAAATGGCAAAGGTACAACGAAGGAACAGGAGGGTGCTCCAAGCGCTCCCAATTGCTCTTTTTGTGCCTTTTCAGTCCCTGTAACTCCTTGAATCCATGATACTTAATCACCTTTCACGGCAGTAACACGGGTTCGAATCCCGTCGGGGACGCCAAACGCTGATCATCAACTTAGCTTAAATCCCCTGCGTTCGCCTCAGCCAGTCATGGCAGAGCCTGTGGGGCACATATCCTTTCCACGACCTTCTGCTGTGCCGCCCGTTTTGCGGGCATCTGCGCCTGTGCATCGACGTCCGGAGTGATCGGCGTGACTGGTCGCGGCCATGCCGAATACCTCAGAGAGGAGTGCGGCCGGATGACAGAGCACGAAGGCTCAGATCCGTCATTTCAAGATACGAAGATAAAGAAACGGGGCGGGCACTCGGTTACAGTCCCGCCCCGGCTAGTTTTCAGATTTGATTTACCAAAAGATCTTCGCAGATAGCTGCATCTCGCGAGGCAGGTTACTTTGTCCTGACGGTCCTCTTTCAATCAGACCAAAGGTTGAGTCGTTCGTGCTGCCATCCGGTGATTCCGACCACAGAGGGTGGTTGAGCACGTTGAATGCTTCCATGCGCACCTGCAGGTGCATATCCCTGAAGATCACAAAATTCTTCGACAGGTTAGCGTCAAACTGGTGCGTTCTGGGAAGGCGAATGCCGGTGTCGATATTGTTCGGTATGGGAGCATAGCTGGGTACCTGGAGAAAGTCTGCGCCATTCGAACAACTCCCGTCATAGTCGTAGGGCAATTGCACAAGCTGATATGTTCCGCTGCTGTTTTCGCTGTACTGTTCGGCGCAGGCGGCAACAAGCCGAATGAACCCGTTGTCTTTCTGGATGTGGGGCTTAACGTAGGCACTACGCAGGTACACTTCGTTCGGGTTACTTGGTACGAGCCACGGAGCACCCGTCTGATAGATATACAGGCTGCCTAATTCCCAACCGCCGATGACACCATCCACAACACGATTCAGGCTCCGCATGAAGGGACGGCCGCGACCCACCGGCAACATATACACACCCGAGACCGTAATGCGGTGCGTGTAATCGTTGCCGTCGATTTGGCGAAAGTGTGTCAGGTAGGTAGTATCCACGTCGCCGCCCTCGTCCATCATCTTCGACCAGGTCCAGGTGCCGTGAATGGTGAGTGAGTTGCTCCACTTGTGCAGCGCTGTTAGTTGTAGCGAGTTGTACCATGTGTGCGCGGTATTCGCTTGCCACATCGTCATATCCGTGAACTCAGGAAATGGACGGGTGAGATTCAGAGCGTTAATGGTGGTGGAGCTGTAGTAGCTTGAACCATTGAAAGCACTGATTCCGTAGAAGGGGTTGGCGACGTTGTCGTTGCTGCAATTCTCGTAACGGCCACCGTTCTCAGGGTTGCAGTCCGCCATGGCCGCCGCGCTTTCATGGTTGATGTTTGGGCAAGCCCCGGCGAAGCTGCCGTTGTCGCAATCGCCGTTATAGAGGCGGCTGCCCACATAGGTCAGATTGAACATATCGTTCCGGCCCAACTGCTGTTCAATGCCCAGCGAATAGTTCCAGAACGTGGGGATGATGTACTTCGGGTTAATCGTCCATGGTCCCTGGCCGAGATCTGTCAACAAGCCGAGAGAGTTGCCCGTTGGCTGCACCACCGAGGAATACGGATTGTTGATTGGGTTGGCAAGGTTGGGGTAAGTGCAGCCGATGTGATTCGGATCGCATGCAATATAGCTTGTTGTTGCGCTGTAGCCGATATTGTTCGGTGCATTCTCCGGGCTGCGAGCAGACTCACCAAAACCGCCGCGTAATACGGTTTTGTCGGTAACGGCATAGGCAAAGCCAACGCGGGGCTGAATGTCCCACTTCGACAAAGGATAAGCCGACCGGGAATAGCCGTTTACGCCAAGGAAGGTGACGCCGCCAAGAATCTGGCTGTAGCCGGGAACGCTGACTTCCGAATTGATCGGATTGACGGCTGTGGAATTGAAGCCACCGTTGCCGTAGTTATTCCGCTCGGTTTCAGGAGTGATGAAGTCCCAGCGAACGCCAAGGTTCAACGTCAGCTTGTGGGTCAGCTTCCAGTCATCCTGTACAAACGGAGCCCAGTAGTGTGACGACCAATAGGTTTTCACGTTGATGGTGTCACTGCCCGAGGTCGGGTTGCCGAGCAAGAACGAAGCAATGGAGTTACCGCTGGCAGGGTCCCATGAACCGCAGCTTCCGCAGTTGGTTTGTGTCCAGGTGCGATCAATCCAGAAGTCGTTTCCGCCCCCGATAACGTTGTAGCCAATCTGCCACAGACGCATATCGAGACCGCCATGGATGGTGTGAGTGCCTTTGATCCAGGTGATGGATGGAAGCATGGAAAGAGAGTTTTTGACGCTCTGGCCATTGCTGTTGGTTCCCATGCTGGCGAATTCGCTGATATCGAGGTACGGGAATTCAGCCGCTGCTGCAGGACCCATGGCCGCAGCCTGAGCCGCCGTCCAGCCAAGGTTGGTCGGATCATACGCAGGTCCGTTGTAGCTGTAGTCGGCGCGAACACCCACATTGGCACGGAAGTCGAAAGTGAGATTTGGAGTAAAGATGTGTGTTTCTTCTACCGTGAACGTGTGGCTGCGCTCGCCGTGCGGCAACTGGCCTTCCTGTTCCGGTCCGGTAAAGCCGTCATAGCTGCGGTTTTCAACACGCTCCCAGTAGCCGTAGTGCAAGCTGAAACGATCTTGCGACGAGAAGTTCTCATCCCATTTCGCCAGCGCATTGCGATAACGATCCAAGTCGGGGGCTGGAATGATGTAGTTGTTGGCAAATGGATTCGTGCCGACGGCGGTCTTCGTGTTTGGCGCGGGGTACAGTTGAATGATCTTCTGAGCCATCGCATTGATACGCGATGAGGGAATAATGTCCGGTGCGGAAGTAGGGTTGATGGTATCTGTAGGGCCGAACGGCACACGCACCCACTGTCCGTTTGCCTGCTCCGAGATGTTCTCGGGGTCGAGCAGGCTGATTGGTGCATAGGCCGAGCCAGTCCAGTAGACCAGGTTCGAGAAGTCGCCTGTTGCCCACTGCGGACTGGGTACAGAATCGGCGACCGTGTTGGGCTCGAGCTCGTGCCAGTTTTCGTATTGCACCGCGAAGAAGGACTTGTCTCGACCGTTATAGAGTTTGGGAATAACAATCGGTCCATCCAGTTCTGCGCCGTACTGATCCCATTTCATTTTCGGCGTTGCATACTGAGAAACATCCGTCCCCGGCAGCGCGTTGGCGATGGCGTATCCATTTGACCAGAGATTGGCATCCAGCCAGGTGCGGCGGGCATATTCGTATACATCACCATGCAAACGATTGGTTCCCGACTTGAGGACGACGTTTTCTACCGCACCCGCCATCAGGCCATACTGCGCATCGTAGGGGTTAGTCAGAATCTTGAATTCCTGCACCGAATCGACTGGCGGAACATAGGAAATAGCAGCCTGGCCAGAGTTGTTGATGGGCGTGGAGTTGTTCGGAACACCATCCAACATCAGAGCCACGTTGCCGGACTGGCCACCGTTGACTGCAAGATTCGCCTGCGTGTCGTCGAATGGGCGCTGATAGGTCAGGCTTCCTGTCCAGATTGCGCCCGCGCTCAGTATGGACAGCATGCCCGGATCGCGGCCGTTGAGCGGAAGCTCCGTGACGCGCGTATTTTCGATCACTTCGCCGTTGTCGGCTTTGCCCATGTCCAGCAGAGTGTCGGCGGTAACAGTTACGGTCGTAGACGTCGCGCCGACCTTCATGATGAAGTTGACGGTCGATGTCTGCCCAACCTGTAGAACGATGCCATCATGGACGGCGGTTTCAAAACCATTCGATAGAACAGTTACCGAATAATTACCCGGGTCCAGATACGGGATGGTGTAGGCGCCCGAGCTCGTGGTAACTGTTTTGGTGTCAATGCTGGTGTTTACGTTATGTGCAATGACTGTTGCTTTTGCAATTACTGCTCCGGTTGAGTCCGTAACACGTCCTGTAAACTCCTGCGCCGACAAGGAATAGGTGCAAAACAGGATGCCCGTCAGCAAGACAATCAGGCTGACGTTGTATCCGAAGATTTTTAAATTCATATTGCGTCTGCTCCAAAGAATTAGGGGTCGTCCCATGCAACTGTTTTGAGAAATCGTTTACATTTGAAATCAAAATAGTGGGCTGTATACGTATACAAAGTGAACCACCCGAACTATGAAGCAGGGCCTATCTGCTGTCAATATCTTTTTTATCTGCCCCTCTCCTCTTGCGAAAAGACGCGCAAATCCAGCAGAATCATTGCTTATCCGCATCGACCGGCAACTCGACATCCGGGATATGCCCGCTCGCCGGGCGGCTGATCTCATCGTTGAACTCGATGGACTCAGCCTTGAATCCCCCGTTCGTCAGATAGAAGCGGTCACCGATGACACCGGCTCCGCGGTCAAGCCGATCCTTGTAGATACCTCTTGCCGTATGGGTAAAGCGAGCCTTCGTCAGCTCCATCCACTTGTCATCCGTTGTTTTGATCCACTGATTGCCAAACTCTGCCAACCTGCGCTGCTGGCCATTTGACCCTTCGAAGTCTTCATTGAAGGAGTAAAGATGACGCAGATATCCGCCATCTTTCGGCGCTCGAAAGCTGGCGATCAAACCCCAGGCATGCTTTTCCGGGAAATAAAAGTACCCGGTGTAGATCGTCGAGTTCCCTTCCGGCTGCGCACTTACTAAAAAGCGATACGTCTCCCCTGTCTTCCATGGATAGATCAGATGACTATGACCGCCCGTTCCCTCATTGCCGAAGCCTGAAACAAAAACATCCGGCCCCTTTGCAATCAACTGCACCTGATTTTCTGCAGACACCTTATCCCGATCGGTAGGCTCTGTGCCGCTGTCCCATACGGAGAAGATGATCCGGCGTTCTGTCGGGCTATTCACTTGAATGCCAAAGTATCCACGGGCAAAACCGCAGGCCTCGTAGTAAGACCAGACAGGATCTGTCTTGACCGTCACCTCGTTATAAAACCACTTCGCCTGCACCCCGTCGGGGAGGGAAAAATTCAGATGAACAGAGGGCGCACCACGCTGTGGCGTGAGGTTGAAAAGCGCATTCTTTACCGCAGGCCCTGTGAGTATCAAGGAATCGATCTCTGCAAAGTCCTGCCCCGATTTCTTGACTCCAGACAGAGCAAACCGATACCCGCCGGCCTGCTCGATATTCAGCGAGCCGAAGGATACTGTCACCATACCGTCTGCACCTCGCACGGTCTTACTCTTCAGCTCATGATCTCCAACCTTCATGCTCAGCCTGGATTGCGCTCCTGTTGGAAGATGCAGACGCACGGCAACATCCAGCTTTCCAGGTGTCCGTATCAACCCGTACCACGCGATCGTTGTCTTGCTGTCCGACCAGCCTTGAATCGGATCGGTGGCCGGAATCTCGAACGCCTCAGGATCCGGCTCAGCATACGCGGTAAATCCCGGTATGGCCAGCGACGCAGGGGCAACAGGCATATCTTGCGCATAAACAACAGGCCGCCCCAACAAAACGCAAAGAGCCCAAAACCCTGCCAACAAGAACGACCGCTTCATATCAAGAAACTCCGTAATTTCATCGCGCAGAAATGAGAACGCGCTCCGTGTTCAGTGTGGCTGTGAATGGAGCGCGTAGTTTGTGCACTTACCACAGGACCTTCACGCCAAGTTGTCCCTGACGCGGGTTATTCGACTGTCCACCGGTCAGGATCTTATTCACCGTTCCGAAGTTAGTATCTGTCGGGTTCATATCCACTTGGTCATACCAGTTCGGATGATTCAGCACGTTGAACTCTTCCATGCGGAGCTGCATGCTGATCCGGTCTGTGAATTTAAAGTTCTTGGAAAGGTTCACATCGATCTGGGTTGCTCCCGGTCCTCGAATCTGGTCTGTGTAGGACTGGGTCGTATGCGGAGCATAAGGAGCTACCTGCTGCCACGCAACATGTCCTGCGCAGGAGGCTGCTGTCTGCCCATTTGTCGTGAAGAGTTTATAGTAGCCAGCCGTAGTCGGCGTGGCGTTATTCCATAAGTCGACGCACTGATTCACGCCTTCGTCGATGATGTCCGGCGTGCTGTTCTTGGGCCGGTTCGATCGAATGCTGCCGACGATGTTGTAACTCGTGCTTAGTCCGACCGGCTGTCCTGTTTCCCAGAACCCATTGGCGGCCAATTCCCAGCCGCCGATCACCGCATCCAGAGGACGATTGATGCTGCTCAGATACTTCAATCCGCGGCCGATCGGAAGGTTCATGACGCTCGTGACGGTGATACGGTTCTGTCGATCCGTTCCGGCAATGGAGCGCTCCGGAACCAGGTAAACGCCATCCATATATCCGCCGGCCTGCATCGTCTTCGACCAGGTCCAGGTGGCATTGAGCTGTTCCCAACCAAGGCGCTGCTGATAGGTCGTCTGCAGCGAGTTGTACCAACTCCGGCCCCAGTTATTCTGTACCTCTTCAATGCTTGGGAATTGCGGGTACGGGTTCTCAAGGTAGATCGTCGCAATCTGCGGCGATGTCTCGAAGCTTCCGATAAATCCGGGCACGCCATAGAACGGATTGGCGGCGAGGTCCTGGCAGCGTCCCTGCGGATAAGGATTCGTCGCCGTCCCGAGAGTGGCATTGCAGCTCTGGTAATACGCGTAGTTGACGTTTCTATCTCCGTAATTTCTATCCTGGCCGTAGCCCTGACTCATTACGTAGCTGATCTCTACCTTGCCGTCATAAGGCATTACCTGCTCAATGCCCAGCGAGCCATTGATGACAGAAGGAAGCCTGTAATGAGGATTGGCATACACGACACCTTCACCAAGATAAGTCTCCAACCCTTGCGAAGCTCCCGGGATGGAGGGGATGCCGCTCGGGAAGGGGTTTCCGAGGTTATTGGCGTAATACGTGCGGCCGCCGTCCGGCGAATTTGAGTAAACCGGGTTGTTCGTAAAGCCCGCAGCCTGAGGATTGTCTGCCGGGTTCATCACGATGCGCCCTGCCCCGCCGCGAATAATCGTCGTGGGACGCGCGAGCCAGGCAAAGCCGATGCGGGGCTGCCACTTGGTGTAGTCCTGCGCCCACGGCTTGTTCGTGCCGGATGTGGTTGGGAACGTGATCCCACCCTTCAATGTGGGCAGGCCGGGATAGGCAGCGTGATTCACAAGAGCATCCACAGGATTGACCGCATCGAAGTCAAAGCCGGTGTTCAACCAGTTATGCCTCGCCGTCGGCGGCCCATTCAGGTCATAGCGGAAGCCCAGGTTGAGCGTCAGTCTTGGAGTCACTTTCCAGTCGTCCTGTATCCAGGGCGCATAGTAGTGCTGGGTGTAATAGGGAAAGAGCTGATTCTGCACCTGTACGCTGTTGGGCTGACCAAGCAGGAAATCCAAAACAGCATTGCCGCTGCCGCTCTGCGAGAGAGGCGTACCGTCCGGCAAGGTTGCAATGTCGTTGGAGTCGTTGTCGTTCCAGTATTCCGAGGTCGCGAGTCCGTTGCTTGTAATGGACATCGTGTTGTCGTACTGGAAGGTCTGCACCAGGTGCGAGATGCGGTAATCCAGGCCCGCACGGATATTGTGCCTGGTCTTATTCCAGGTGAGCGTCGGAGACAGGTTATAGCTGTCGTCCGGCATGTAATAGAAGTCTCGCGACATGGCAAGCCAGTTGTTATAGCCATTTCCGGTCGCCGCAGTCTGCTGCTGCATATCGAAGTTAATTTCGGGGAAGCCCGTCTTCAAGGGGAGCTGGCTGATCAGGGACGAGGAGAAGCCTAGCTGCGTGGGGTCATAGCTGAGGTTCGCCGCAATCGGGCCATCTGTTCTCCAGTAGCGCTGATAGCTGAAACGAATATCGGAGATCAGGTTGCTGCGATAAGTATGGACCCAGTCGACACCGGAGTTCATGTGGTACTCGGTGAATGTGCTGCCGTTGAACCATGGAACATTGGCCGGCGTATTCGGAGAAAACGACGGATTGTAGCTTCGAACCCAGCTGCCTGACAGGTGATCTTTGCTGCCGATCATCTGGTCGAACTTCAGCACATAGTTCTGCGAGCTGGCGGTGTCCGGGACTGTATTGACCCAGATCGACTCCCACGGCAACTCGTTCGGGAATGTCAGAGAGGTGGGTGTCGCAGACGCCAGCATTAGCTTCACCGTATTCACGGCGATAGGATTGAAGCGGCTGACATCCACATGGTTATACTGCCCGGCGCTGTTCTGGAAGATCTGCCGCGTAGGATCAGTGGTCGTTGCCGTAGAGGGATCGAAGACCGGCATCAGATCGCCTGAGGCGTCGACGAAATTCGAGAAGTCTCCCTGCATCCAGGATGCATTTGGAATGTCGTAAGTCTGAAAGTCGGGCAGAATCTCCTTGAATCGCTCGAAATTGAACATGAAGAAGGATTTGTTCCGCCCGTTATACAGATGCGGAAGATATACCGGACCGGCGATTTCAAAACCATACTGGTCTTCCGTATGGGCCGGCCGATTGTCCCCTACATAGTTGTTTTCCCAGCTGTTCGCATCCATAAATCCGCGCTTGGCAAATTCGTAAGCAGAACCGTGCAGATCGTTGGTTCCCGACTTCAGCTCCATACTCACGACACCGCTGGCTGTACGGCCATACTGCGCGTCATAAGGGTTGGTAACGACCTTGAATTCCTGAATCGCATCGACAGAGGGCACAGTAGACGGCCCATTCGAATACCACGG belongs to Silvibacterium dinghuense and includes:
- a CDS encoding TonB-dependent receptor — encoded protein: MNLKIFGYNVSLIVLLTGILFCTYSLSAQEFTGRVTDSTGAVIAKATVIAHNVNTSIDTKTVTTSSGAYTIPYLDPGNYSVTVLSNGFETAVHDGIVLQVGQTSTVNFIMKVGATSTTVTVTADTLLDMGKADNGEVIENTRVTELPLNGRDPGMLSILSAGAIWTGSLTYQRPFDDTQANLAVNGGQSGNVALMLDGVPNNSTPINNSGQAAISYVPPVDSVQEFKILTNPYDAQYGLMAGAVENVVLKSGTNRLHGDVYEYARRTWLDANLWSNGYAIANALPGTDVSQYATPKMKWDQYGAELDGPIVIPKLYNGRDKSFFAVQYENWHELEPNTVADSVPSPQWATGDFSNLVYWTGSAYAPISLLDPENISEQANGQWVRVPFGPTDTINPTSAPDIIPSSRINAMAQKIIQLYPAPNTKTAVGTNPFANNYIIPAPDLDRYRNALAKWDENFSSQDRFSLHYGYWERVENRSYDGFTGPEQEGQLPHGERSHTFTVEETHIFTPNLTFDFRANVGVRADYSYNGPAYDPTNLGWTAAQAAAMGPAAAAEFPYLDISEFASMGTNSNGQSVKNSLSMLPSITWIKGTHTIHGGLDMRLWQIGYNVIGGGNDFWIDRTWTQTNCGSCGSWDPASGNSIASFLLGNPTSGSDTINVKTYWSSHYWAPFVQDDWKLTHKLTLNLGVRWDFITPETERNNYGNGGFNSTAVNPINSEVSVPGYSQILGGVTFLGVNGYSRSAYPLSKWDIQPRVGFAYAVTDKTVLRGGFGESARSPENAPNNIGYSATTSYIACDPNHIGCTYPNLANPINNPYSSVVQPTGNSLGLLTDLGQGPWTINPKYIIPTFWNYSLGIEQQLGRNDMFNLTYVGSRLYNGDCDNGSFAGACPNINHESAAAMADCNPENGGRYENCSNDNVANPFYGISAFNGSSYYSSTTINALNLTRPFPEFTDMTMWQANTAHTWYNSLQLTALHKWSNSLTIHGTWTWSKMMDEGGDVDTTYLTHFRQIDGNDYTHRITVSGVYMLPVGRGRPFMRSLNRVVDGVIGGWELGSLYIYQTGAPWLVPSNPNEVYLRSAYVKPHIQKDNGFIRLVAACAEQYSENSSGTYQLVQLPYDYDGSCSNGADFLQVPSYAPIPNNIDTGIRLPRTHQFDANLSKNFVIFRDMHLQVRMEAFNVLNHPLWSESPDGSTNDSTFGLIERGPSGQSNLPREMQLSAKIFW
- a CDS encoding DUF3472 domain-containing protein, with amino-acid sequence MKRSFLLAGFWALCVLLGRPVVYAQDMPVAPASLAIPGFTAYAEPDPEAFEIPATDPIQGWSDSKTTIAWYGLIRTPGKLDVAVRLHLPTGAQSRLSMKVGDHELKSKTVRGADGMVTVSFGSLNIEQAGGYRFALSGVKKSGQDFAEIDSLILTGPAVKNALFNLTPQRGAPSVHLNFSLPDGVQAKWFYNEVTVKTDPVWSYYEACGFARGYFGIQVNSPTERRIIFSVWDSGTEPTDRDKVSAENQVQLIAKGPDVFVSGFGNEGTGGHSHLIYPWKTGETYRFLVSAQPEGNSTIYTGYFYFPEKHAWGLIASFRAPKDGGYLRHLYSFNEDFEGSNGQQRRLAEFGNQWIKTTDDKWMELTKARFTHTARGIYKDRLDRGAGVIGDRFYLTNGGFKAESIEFNDEISRPASGHIPDVELPVDADKQ
- a CDS encoding TonB-dependent receptor, with the protein product MSEMVAHTMPWRFGHLVVQAGAEQLWRRNRMSRRYLFLTLIAWIAICCPRISRAQEFRATITGVVSDSSKAVIPNANVSVRNLDTNEVQTVRTNAEGVYSVPYLHPGQRVEVSVEAQGFKRMVYPPVVLTISQTLTANFMLEIGTQNQVVTVNSESYKVGLDTEKADRGTVIDNKTITQLPLNGRNPLSLMDYIPGVTNEAGPGLESPPNNMYNISFFTVNGTPAQNTEYTLDGMPNNANPWYSNGPSTVPSVDAIQEFKVVTNPYDAQYGRTASGVVSMELKSGTNDLHGSAYEFAKRGFMDANSWENNYVGDNRPAHTEDQYGFEIAGPVYLPHLYNGRNKSFFMFNFERFKEILPDFQTYDIPNASWMQGDFSNFVDASGDLMPVFDPSTATTTDPTRQIFQNSAGQYNHVDVSRFNPIAVNTVKLMLASATPTSLTFPNELPWESIWVNTVPDTASSQNYVLKFDQMIGSKDHLSGSWVRSYNPSFSPNTPANVPWFNGSTFTEYHMNSGVDWVHTYRSNLISDIRFSYQRYWRTDGPIAANLSYDPTQLGFSSSLISQLPLKTGFPEINFDMQQQTAATGNGYNNWLAMSRDFYYMPDDSYNLSPTLTWNKTRHNIRAGLDYRISHLVQTFQYDNTMSITSNGLATSEYWNDNDSNDIATLPDGTPLSQSGSGNAVLDFLLGQPNSVQVQNQLFPYYTQHYYAPWIQDDWKVTPRLTLNLGFRYDLNGPPTARHNWLNTGFDFDAVNPVDALVNHAAYPGLPTLKGGITFPTTSGTNKPWAQDYTKWQPRIGFAWLARPTTIIRGGAGRIVMNPADNPQAAGFTNNPVYSNSPDGGRTYYANNLGNPFPSGIPSIPGASQGLETYLGEGVVYANPHYRLPSVINGSLGIEQVMPYDGKVEISYVMSQGYGQDRNYGDRNVNYAYYQSCNATLGTATNPYPQGRCQDLAANPFYGVPGFIGSFETSPQIATIYLENPYPQFPSIEEVQNNWGRSWYNSLQTTYQQRLGWEQLNATWTWSKTMQAGGYMDGVYLVPERSIAGTDRQNRITVTSVMNLPIGRGLKYLSSINRPLDAVIGGWELAANGFWETGQPVGLSTSYNIVGSIRSNRPKNSTPDIIDEGVNQCVDLWNNATPTTAGYYKLFTTNGQTAASCAGHVAWQQVAPYAPHTTQSYTDQIRGPGATQIDVNLSKNFKFTDRISMQLRMEEFNVLNHPNWYDQVDMNPTDTNFGTVNKILTGGQSNNPRQGQLGVKVLW